In Nerophis ophidion isolate RoL-2023_Sa linkage group LG02, RoL_Noph_v1.0, whole genome shotgun sequence, one DNA window encodes the following:
- the LOC133548221 gene encoding AP-2 complex subunit alpha-2-like: MPAVSKGDGMRGLAVFISDIRNCKSKEAEIKRINKELANIRSKFKGDKALDGYSKKKYVCKLLFIFLLGHDIDFGHMEAVNLLSSNKYTEKQIGYLFISVLVNSNSDLIRLINNAIKNDLGSRNPTFMNLALHCIANVGSREMAEAFASEIPRILVAGDTMDSVKQSAALCLLRLNKTSPDLVPMGEWTARVVHLLNDQHLGVVTAATSLITTLAHKSPDDFKTSVALAVARLSRIVTSASIDLQDYTYYFVAAPWLSVKLLRLLQCYPPPEDAALRSRLTECLETILNKAQEPPKSKKVQHSNAKNAVLFEAISLIIHHDSEPTLLVRACNQLGQFLQHRETNLRYLALESMCTLASSEFSHEAVKTHMETVINALKTERDVSVRQRAVDLLYAMCDRSNAKQIVAEMLSYLETADYSIREEIVLKVAILAEKYAVDYTWYVDTILNLIRMAGDHVSEEVWYRVIQIVINHDDVQGYAAKTVFEALQRPACHENLVKVGGYILGEFGNLIAGDPRSSPLVQFNLLHSKFHLCSVPTRALLLSAYIKFINLFPEVKTTIQDVLRSDSQLRNADVELQQRAVEYLRLSSIATTDILATILEEMPPFPERESSILAKLKKKKGPGNLPDTDDTRRNMNGGTEHSVSADTTSTANTSSPPMMTVLLANRPRPAPSCPIMLSAGTMNSAHPFNDLLNLNAAPDASSSLLVDVFSDVTPAATTVVSDESFSRFVCKNNGVLYENQLLQIGLKSEYRQNLGRIYVFFGNKTSSQFLSFTSAMRSEDTLKTQLNVHAKAVDPVIDGGAQVQQILNIECVSDFSDAPVLDIQFRYGGALQNIAIKLPVMLNKFFQPTEMTSEDFFQRWKQLGLPEQEVQKIFKSKHPMDTEVTKAKIIGFGVGLLEGVDPNPANFVGAGVVHTKCSQVGCLLRLEPNAQAQMYRLTLRTSRDSVSQRLCDLLSDQF; encoded by the exons ATGCCCGCGGTGTCGAAAGGGGACGGAATGCGCGGCCTGGCCGTGTTCATCTCCGACATCAGGAACT GCAAAAGTAAAGAGGCAGAAATTAAGAGGATCAACAAGGAACTGGCCAACATTCGGTCCAAGTTCAAAG GTGACAAGGCTCTGGATGGCTACAGTAAGAAGAAGTATGTCTGCAAGCTGCTCTTCATCTTTCTTCTGGGTCACGATATCGACTTTGGACACATGGAGGCCGTCAACCTGCTCAGTTCCAACAAATACACCGAGAAACAAATT GGTTACTTGTTCATCTCAGTGCTGGTGAACTCAAACAGCGACCTCATCCGTCTCATCAACAACGCCATCAAGAACGACCTGGGCAGCCGCAACCCGACCTTCATGAACCTCGCATTGCACTGCATCGCCAACGTGGGCAGCCGAGAAATGGCAGAGGCCTTTGCTTCCGAAATCCCCCGCATCCTAGTggcggg GGACACCATGGACAGCGTGAAGCAGAGCGCGGCGCTCTGTCTCCTCCGTCTAAACAAGACGTCACCTGACCTGGTGCCTATGGGCGAGTGGACGGCGCGAGTGGTCCATCTGCTGAACGACCAGCACCTG GGCGTCGTCACGGCAGCCACCAGCCTCATCACCACGCTGGCTCACAAGAGTCCGGATGACTTCAAAACCTCCGTGGCACTGGCGGTGGCCCGACTGAGCAGG ATTGTGACGTCAGCGTCCATCGACCTCCAAGACTACACGTACTACTTTGTTGCAGCACCTTGGCTCTCTGTTAAACTACTGCGACTACTGCAGTGCTACCCTCCGCCTG AGGACGCTGCGTTGCGAAGCCGTCTGACAGAATGCCTGGAGACCATATTGAACAAAGCCCAGGAGCCCCCCAAGTCCAAAAAGGTCCAACACTCCAATGCAAAGAACGCTGTCCTGTTTGAAGCTATTTCACTCATCATCCACCACGACAG TGAGCCCACCCTGTTGGTACGAGCGTGCAACCAGCTGGGTCAGTTCCTGCAGCACAGGGAGACCAACTTGCGATATCTGGCCTTGGAGAGCATGTGCACGCTGGCCAGCTCGGAGTTTTCCCACGAGGCCGTGAAGACGCACATGGAAACTGTGATTAATGCTTTAAAG ACGGAGCGGGACGTGAGCGTTCGCCAGCGGGCGGTGGACCTTCTCTACGCCATGTGCGACCGCAGCAACGCTAAGCAGATTGTGGCCGAGATGCTGAGCTACTTGGAGACCGCCGACTACTCCATCAGAGAGGAAATA GTGCTGAAGGTGGCCATCCTGGCAGAGAAGTACGCCGTGGACTACACTTGGTACGTAGACACCATCCTCAACCTCATCCGCATGGCAGGAGACCACGTCAGCGAGGAGGTGTGGTACCGCGTCATCCAGATTGTCATAAACCATGACGACGTCCAAGGCTATGCTGCCAAGACTGTGTTTGAA GCTCTTCAAAGACCTGCCTGCCATGAGAACCTGGTCAAAGTGGGAGGTTACATCCTGGGAGAGTTTGGGAACCTGATTGCTGGTGACCCGCGATCCAG CCCCCTGGTCCAGTTCAACCTCCTCCACTCCAAGTTCCACCTGTGCTCGGTGCCCACGCGAGCTCTGCTGCTGTCCGCCTACATCAAGTTCATCAACCTGTTCCCAGAGGTGAAGACCACCATCCAGGACGTGCTGCGCTCAGACAGCCAGCTCCGCAACGCCGACGTGGAGCTCCAGCAGAGAGCTGTGGAGTACCTGAGGCTCAGCAGCATCGCCACCACCGACATCCTG GCCACCATCTTGGAGGAGATGCCGCCCTTCCCGGAGAGAGAGTCGTCTATCCTGGCCAagctgaagaagaagaagggacCCGGCAACCTGCCCGACACCGACGACACACGCCGCAACATGAACGGCGGCACAGAGCACAGCGTCAGCGCTGATACAACCAGCACCGCCAACACG TCTTCCCCTCCGATGATGACGGTGCTTCTCGCCAACCGACCCCGCCCTGCTCCCTCTTGTCCCATCATGCTCTCTGCTGGCACGATG AACTCCGCCCACCCCTTCAACGACTTGCTGAACCTAAACGCCGCCCCCGATGCCAGCTCCAGTTTGCTGGTGGACGTTTTCTCAGACGTAACACCTGCCGCCACCACGGTCGTGTCTGACGAAAGCTTCAGCAG GTTTGTCTGTAAGAACAATGGTGTTCTCTATGAGAATCAACTTTTGCAGATTGGACTCAAGTCCGAGTACAGACAGAACCTGG GTCGCATCTACGTCTTCTTTGGCAACAAGACCTCCAGTCAGTTCCTCAGCTTCACCTCAGCCATGCGCAGTGAAGACACGCTCAAAA CACAGCTGAATGTCCACGCCAAAGCGGTTGACCCGGTCATAGACGGGGGGGCCCAGGTTCAGCAGATCCTCAACATCGAATGCGTGTCTGATTTTAGTGACGCCCCCGTGCTCGACATCCAGTTCAG GTACGGCGGCGCCCTGCAGAACATCGCCATCAAACTCCCTGTGATGCTCAACAAGTTCTTCCAGCCCACTGAGATGACGTCAGAGGACTTCTTCCAGCGCTGGAAGCAACTCGGCCT TCCTGAGCAGGAAGTCCAGAAGATCTTCAAATCCAAACACCCAATGGACACTGAGGTCACCAAAGCCAAG